From a region of the Helianthus annuus cultivar XRQ/B chromosome 5, HanXRQr2.0-SUNRISE, whole genome shotgun sequence genome:
- the LOC110939981 gene encoding NADH dehydrogenase [ubiquinone] 1 alpha subcomplex subunit 2 encodes MAWIGQLSKNLKELRVLFCQTSPASSSTRAFVEKNYKELKKANPKLPILIRECSGTEPQLWARYDMGVEKGIRLEGMTETQISKALEDLVKAGASLKS; translated from the exons ATGGCCTGGATCGGACAGTTATCGAAGAATCTGAAAGAGCTACGAGTCCTCTTTTGTCAGACTTCACCCGCCAGTTCTTCCACAAG AGCGTTTGTTGAGAAGAATTACAAGGAGTTGAAGAAAGCAAACCCTAAGTTGCCGATATTGATTCGCGAATGCAGCGGCACCGAGCCTCAACTGTGGGCAAGATACG ACATGGGTGTCGAGAAGGGTATTCGTCTGGAAGGGATGACAGAAACACAGATCTCTAAAGCATTAGAGGACCTTGTGAAAGCTGGGGCATCCCTCAAATCCTAA
- the LOC110942680 gene encoding uncharacterized protein LOC110942680, producing MVLLKVSPLKGVVRFGKRGKLNPRFIGPFEILEKIGTIAYKLKLPEELSSVHDTFHVSNLKKSPTQETVVIPADEIHVNDKLQFTEEPVEVTDWKVHKTRRSRRKLVKVRWNSRHGPEYTWEREDQIKSKYPHLFQDSPATSNTT from the coding sequence atggtattgttgaaagtctcgccttTGAAGGGCGTAGTAAGGTTTggtaaacgtggaaagttgaacccacgCTTCATTGGACCTTTCGAAATACTGGAAAAGATCGGAACAATTGCTTACAAATTGAAACTACCAGAAGAGCTTAGTAGTGTACAcgacacgtttcacgtgtctaatctcaaGAAAAGTCCTACTCAAGAAACGGTCGTCATCCCAGCGGACGAGATACACGTTAACGACAAACTCCAATTTACAgaggaacctgttgaggttacagactggaaagtGCACAAGACACGGAGGAGTCGTAGGaagttggttaaagttcgctggaaCTCGCGTCAcggacccgagtatacgtgggaacgtgaggatcaaaTAAAATCCAAGTACCCTCACCTGTTTCAAGACTCCCCTGCAACCAGTAACAcgacttga